A stretch of Endozoicomonas sp. SCSIO W0465 DNA encodes these proteins:
- the dtd gene encoding D-aminoacyl-tRNA deacylase produces MKGLIQRVKYASVMVDGETIGAIGSGILLLLGVEKGDDPAVADKLLDKVLKYRIFSDEQGKMNLGLKEVGGGLLIVSQFTLVADTRKGLRPSFSSGASPEQGEQLYNHFVERANTLHHNVATGRFGADMEVSLLNDGPVTFLLEF; encoded by the coding sequence ATGAAAGGTCTGATTCAACGTGTCAAGTATGCCAGTGTCATGGTTGATGGGGAAACGATTGGAGCGATTGGTTCCGGCATTCTTTTGTTATTGGGTGTGGAAAAAGGGGATGACCCGGCTGTAGCGGATAAGCTGCTTGATAAAGTACTGAAATACCGAATTTTCAGTGATGAGCAGGGTAAAATGAACCTCGGTTTGAAAGAGGTGGGTGGTGGTTTATTAATTGTTTCCCAGTTCACTCTGGTTGCCGATACCCGCAAAGGGTTACGACCCAGCTTCAGTTCCGGTGCTTCTCCTGAGCAGGGAGAGCAGCTTTATAACCACTTTGTAGAACGTGCCAATACTTTGCACCATAATGTTGCTACAGGCCGCTTTGGCGCGGATATGGAGGTTTCCCTGCTCAATGATGGTCCCGTAACGTTTCTTCTGGAGTTCTGA
- the pip gene encoding prolyl aminopeptidase, whose translation MRTLYPAIKPYATRHLQVDDIHEVYIEECGSQDGIPVLFVHGGPGAGCTERDRRFFDPEKYRIVLFDQRGCGRSRPHAELEQNNTPLLIDDMELIRKSLGVEQWLVFGGSWGSTLSLLYAQAHPKRVSGLVVRGVFLSRSQDLDWLYKNGASRVFPDHWAHFLELIPESERGDLLEAYYQRLFGEDELARMNAAKHWSLWEGNTATLRPNHELVDHFADPHLALSLSRIECHYFRHNSFITPNQIIDKMNLISAIPGVIVHGRYDMICPLDNAQTLADHWPEANLQIIRDAGHASCEPGIVDALVRATDDFARRLSP comes from the coding sequence ATGCGCACCCTGTATCCTGCCATCAAGCCCTATGCTACCCGGCACCTGCAAGTTGATGATATTCATGAGGTATACATTGAAGAGTGTGGTTCTCAGGATGGGATACCGGTTTTATTTGTTCATGGTGGACCGGGTGCCGGCTGTACAGAACGGGATCGCCGCTTTTTTGATCCGGAAAAATACCGGATTGTTCTTTTTGATCAGAGGGGGTGTGGACGCTCCAGACCTCATGCTGAACTGGAGCAGAACAATACCCCGCTGCTGATTGACGATATGGAGCTGATTCGCAAAAGTCTGGGGGTTGAGCAGTGGTTGGTGTTTGGTGGCTCATGGGGCTCAACACTCTCGTTGCTTTATGCCCAGGCTCACCCGAAGCGAGTGTCAGGGCTGGTTGTCAGGGGGGTTTTTCTTTCCCGGTCGCAGGATCTTGACTGGCTTTACAAAAATGGCGCCAGTAGAGTATTTCCGGATCATTGGGCGCACTTCCTTGAGCTGATACCAGAGAGTGAAAGAGGCGATCTTCTGGAGGCTTATTATCAGCGGCTTTTTGGAGAGGATGAGCTGGCAAGAATGAATGCTGCCAAGCATTGGTCTCTGTGGGAAGGAAACACGGCAACGTTGCGACCCAATCATGAACTGGTGGATCACTTTGCTGACCCGCATCTGGCATTATCCCTGTCGCGGATAGAGTGCCATTACTTCAGACATAATTCCTTTATTACACCGAATCAGATTATTGACAAAATGAACCTGATATCGGCCATTCCGGGCGTGATCGTTCATGGACGCTATGACATGATCTGTCCACTTGATAATGCGCAGACACTGGCGGATCATTGGCCGGAAGCGAATCTGCAAATTATTCGGGATGCCGGTCATGCCTCCTGTGAGCCGGGCATTGTTGATGCACTGGTCAGAGCGACGGATGACTTTGCCAGGCGACTTTCTCCATAG
- the typA gene encoding translational GTPase TypA, protein MEINKLRNVAIIAHVDHGKTTLVDKLLQQSGTLGRKDQGAERVMDSNDQEKERGITILAKNTAIEWRDFHINIVDTPGHADFGGEVERVLSMVDSVLLLVDAVDGPMPQTRFVTQKAFEQGLSPIVVINKVDRPGARPDWVMDQVFDLFDRLGATDEQLDFPVIYASALNGVAGHDPDHLADDMTPLFEMITERVPAPPVNVDGPFQMQISALDYNSYVGVIGIGRITRGVLKPGQQIVLVDRDNKQRKAKVQQVMGHLGLERVEVAEARAGDIVCITGIDKLNISDTICDPDCPEMLPPLSVDEPTVSMTFQVNDSPFAGQDGKFVTSRNIRERLDRELISNVALRVEQGDDADKFKVSGRGELHLSVLIETMRREGFELAVSRPQVVVKEIDGVKQEPFEHVVVDIEEQHQGPVMEELGQRRAELKDMVPDGKGRVRLDFIMPARGLIGFRSQFLTMTSGSGILTSIFDHYGEVKGGEVGQRNNGVLISMVNGKVLAYALFSLQERGRLFINPNVDVYEGQIIGLHSRDNDLTVNPTKAKQLTNVRAAGTDENIILTPPVRHSLEQALEFIDDDELVEVTPNHIRIRKKFLKEHERKRASRSR, encoded by the coding sequence TTGGAAATTAATAAGCTAAGAAATGTTGCCATTATTGCCCACGTTGACCATGGCAAGACAACGCTTGTGGATAAGCTGCTGCAGCAGTCCGGTACACTGGGGCGTAAGGACCAGGGTGCTGAGCGTGTCATGGACTCCAATGATCAGGAAAAAGAGCGTGGCATTACCATCCTGGCCAAGAACACCGCGATTGAGTGGCGCGACTTCCATATCAATATCGTGGATACTCCCGGCCACGCTGACTTCGGTGGTGAAGTTGAGCGTGTACTCTCCATGGTTGATTCGGTGCTGCTGTTGGTGGATGCCGTTGATGGTCCGATGCCGCAGACCCGCTTTGTTACCCAGAAAGCCTTTGAGCAGGGTTTGAGCCCGATTGTGGTTATCAATAAGGTTGACCGCCCGGGTGCTCGGCCTGACTGGGTTATGGATCAGGTATTCGATCTGTTTGATCGTCTGGGTGCCACGGATGAACAGCTGGATTTCCCGGTCATTTACGCCTCCGCGCTGAACGGTGTTGCCGGTCATGACCCGGACCATCTGGCCGATGACATGACCCCGCTGTTTGAGATGATCACTGAGCGTGTACCTGCACCGCCGGTAAATGTTGATGGTCCTTTCCAGATGCAGATCAGCGCCCTGGATTACAACAGCTATGTAGGCGTTATTGGTATCGGCCGTATCACCCGTGGTGTCCTGAAGCCGGGGCAGCAGATTGTGCTGGTGGATCGCGACAACAAGCAGCGTAAGGCCAAAGTGCAGCAGGTGATGGGCCATCTGGGGCTTGAGCGTGTTGAAGTGGCTGAAGCCCGCGCCGGTGATATCGTCTGCATTACCGGAATTGATAAGCTGAACATTTCGGACACGATCTGCGATCCCGATTGCCCGGAAATGCTGCCTCCGCTGTCGGTCGATGAGCCAACAGTGAGCATGACCTTCCAGGTGAATGATTCGCCGTTTGCCGGCCAGGATGGCAAGTTCGTCACCTCCCGTAATATCCGTGAGCGTCTGGATCGAGAATTGATCTCCAATGTGGCTCTGCGTGTTGAGCAAGGTGATGATGCGGATAAGTTCAAGGTTTCCGGCCGGGGTGAACTCCATCTGTCCGTTCTGATTGAAACCATGCGTCGTGAAGGATTTGAGCTGGCGGTTTCCCGTCCACAGGTCGTGGTCAAGGAAATCGACGGCGTTAAGCAGGAGCCCTTTGAGCATGTGGTGGTGGATATTGAAGAACAGCACCAGGGACCGGTTATGGAAGAACTCGGCCAGCGCCGTGCTGAGTTGAAGGATATGGTACCGGATGGTAAAGGCCGTGTGCGTCTTGATTTTATCATGCCTGCCCGTGGTCTGATCGGCTTCCGTTCCCAGTTCCTGACCATGACTTCAGGTAGCGGTATCCTGACTTCAATCTTCGACCACTATGGCGAAGTCAAGGGTGGAGAGGTAGGTCAGCGCAATAACGGTGTTCTGATCTCTATGGTGAATGGTAAGGTACTGGCTTATGCACTGTTCAGTTTGCAGGAGCGTGGCCGCCTGTTCATTAACCCTAACGTTGATGTCTATGAAGGTCAGATTATCGGCTTGCACAGTCGCGATAATGATTTGACCGTAAACCCCACCAAAGCCAAGCAGCTGACCAACGTTCGCGCTGCAGGTACGGATGAAAATATCATTCTGACGCCACCAGTCCGTCACTCTCTGGAGCAGGCTCTGGAGTTTATTGATGACGATGAGCTGGTTGAGGTGACACCAAACCATATCCGTATCCGCAAGAAGTTCCTGAAGGAACACGAGCGGAAACGTGCCAGCCGTTCCAGGTAA
- a CDS encoding IS4 family transposase — translation MTCFDRTELLSMAEQLGFTIRERNIRPLDFILSLIDALAGDGNCDTQADLHRKFNELTGLNISYRSWANQAKKDALSTLVLWLWVQCLEIFSRKVMAFDESSPFSEFEHILIQDGSSQAVYDALKEAFPGRFSTVSPAAVELHTTMDLLTNNLVRVQLTEDTRSERDCLPPLPISMAYILMLMDAGYFELELFAAIDDREGSFICKAPQSINPTILSAVREDGKNLNRYKGQKLKEVLSGFPKDQCLDLDVEWPGFKVWPFRLVVRWNDKRQKWVFIVTNLNRVEFTLSEVLQAYRLRWQIELIFKEIKSYSGWHRFNTNSATLVFSLILMSFVVVALKRYLAHAAQANLYSSGVIEEISTHKVMKSGTRLFGSLILSLMNAGKSLVSCIKKLLSFWGDNAKREHPARDGCSGRTRLGLCAVGGA, via the coding sequence CTGACCTGTTTTGATCGGACAGAACTCCTCAGTATGGCGGAACAGCTTGGTTTTACTATACGAGAGCGAAATATCCGTCCTTTGGATTTTATCCTCTCACTGATCGATGCCCTCGCTGGTGACGGAAACTGCGATACCCAAGCCGATCTACACCGTAAATTTAACGAGTTGACGGGGCTGAATATCTCCTATCGTTCCTGGGCAAATCAAGCTAAAAAAGACGCGCTGTCTACTCTTGTCCTGTGGCTATGGGTGCAATGTCTGGAAATATTTTCCCGCAAAGTCATGGCGTTTGATGAGAGCAGTCCATTTTCAGAGTTTGAGCACATTCTTATTCAGGACGGCTCATCTCAAGCTGTCTATGATGCGCTGAAAGAAGCATTTCCCGGCAGGTTCTCAACAGTCAGCCCTGCTGCTGTCGAACTTCATACGACAATGGACCTTCTCACCAACAATCTGGTACGAGTGCAGCTCACTGAAGATACCCGTTCAGAAAGAGACTGTCTGCCACCACTGCCAATCTCCATGGCCTACATCCTGATGTTGATGGATGCCGGTTATTTTGAGCTGGAACTCTTTGCTGCTATCGATGACCGGGAAGGTTCTTTTATCTGCAAGGCTCCTCAAAGTATTAACCCGACGATACTCAGCGCGGTACGGGAGGATGGCAAGAATCTTAATCGCTACAAAGGACAAAAACTGAAGGAGGTTCTGTCTGGCTTCCCGAAAGATCAATGCCTCGACCTGGATGTAGAATGGCCGGGGTTCAAAGTCTGGCCATTCCGTTTGGTTGTCCGCTGGAATGACAAAAGGCAGAAATGGGTTTTCATTGTGACCAACCTGAACCGGGTGGAGTTCACCTTGAGCGAAGTGCTTCAGGCTTATCGTCTGCGGTGGCAAATAGAGCTTATCTTCAAAGAGATCAAGTCCTATTCAGGGTGGCATCGTTTTAACACTAACTCTGCCACGTTGGTGTTTAGCCTGATTCTGATGTCTTTCGTCGTTGTGGCGTTGAAAAGGTATCTTGCTCACGCTGCGCAGGCGAACCTCTACAGCAGTGGTGTCATTGAGGAAATCTCGACGCACAAGGTAATGAAAAGCGGGACGAGGCTGTTTGGCAGTCTGATTCTATCTTTGATGAATGCAGGAAAGTCACTGGTCTCATGTATTAAAAAGCTGCTCAGCTTCTGGGGAGATAATGCGAAACGTGAACACCCTGCAAGAGATGGTTGTTCAGGGCGTACAAGATTAGGCCTTTGCGCTGTGGGTGGGGCTTAA
- the msbA gene encoding lipid A export permease/ATP-binding protein MsbA, producing MSEQNPNAGSLQIYLRLLTNVKPYTGFFALSLLGLAIFALTQPAFAKLLEYFVQALEGEEVTLLQNWEWLASSGISSIWLIPALMVIIAIFRGIGSYLGNYYISKVANFVIHDLRTEMFERMINLPNAFFDNHNSGHLIARITYNVSLVTSAATDAIRIAVREGLTVVFLLSFLFYTSWQMTLIFIAALPIIAMVVAYASKRFRRISRNIQNSMGDLTHVTSETINGYREVRGFGGEDYECDRFRASSAANTRQNLKLAKAGSVHTPILQFIVSIALALLLFMVLFVKGDSTTATLVGYVTAAALLPKPIRQLSEVNANIQKGIAAAESIFAMVDETPEANNGQYTCDRVTGCVEFKQVGFTYPGAQSPALQDINFTIKPGQTYALVGRSGSGKSTLANLVPRFYNHTEGDILIDGVSLNDFELRNLRSHIALVSQNITLFNDTVARNIAYGALGDTADEEDIRLAAEAAHATEFIKDMSDGIHTLVGEDGVLLSGGQRQRLAIARAVLKDAPILILDEATSALDTESERHIQAALDDIMKGRTTLVIAHRLSTIENADCILVMEHGRIIERGTHTELLAKGEHYAKLHKMQFQDELPVAVQQIPA from the coding sequence ATGTCAGAACAGAACCCTAATGCCGGCAGTCTGCAGATTTACCTTCGACTGCTGACTAACGTAAAACCCTACACAGGCTTTTTTGCCCTGAGCCTTCTTGGCCTGGCCATTTTTGCCCTGACCCAGCCCGCCTTTGCCAAGCTTCTTGAATACTTTGTTCAGGCACTGGAAGGCGAAGAGGTCACCCTGCTGCAGAACTGGGAATGGCTTGCCAGCTCAGGCATCTCATCCATCTGGCTGATCCCGGCCCTGATGGTTATTATCGCCATCTTCCGGGGTATTGGCTCTTATCTGGGTAATTACTACATCTCCAAGGTCGCGAACTTTGTTATCCATGACCTGAGAACCGAGATGTTCGAGCGCATGATCAACCTGCCCAATGCATTCTTTGATAACCACAATTCCGGTCACCTGATTGCCCGCATTACCTATAACGTCAGCCTTGTCACTTCTGCGGCTACCGATGCCATCCGGATTGCCGTCCGGGAAGGGTTGACCGTTGTCTTTCTGCTCAGTTTCCTGTTTTACACCAGCTGGCAGATGACCCTGATATTTATTGCAGCACTGCCAATCATTGCCATGGTGGTTGCTTATGCCAGCAAACGCTTCCGCAGGATCAGCAGAAATATTCAAAACTCCATGGGTGACCTCACCCATGTGACCTCGGAAACCATTAATGGCTATCGGGAAGTCAGGGGGTTTGGTGGCGAAGATTATGAATGTGACCGTTTCCGGGCATCCAGTGCAGCCAATACCCGCCAGAACCTTAAGCTGGCCAAAGCAGGCTCGGTCCATACGCCGATTCTGCAATTTATTGTCTCCATAGCCCTTGCCCTTTTGCTGTTTATGGTGCTGTTTGTCAAAGGTGATTCCACCACAGCAACCCTGGTCGGTTATGTGACGGCAGCAGCCCTGTTACCGAAACCGATCCGCCAGCTCAGTGAAGTGAATGCCAATATCCAGAAAGGCATAGCGGCGGCAGAAAGTATTTTCGCCATGGTGGATGAAACACCAGAAGCCAATAATGGCCAGTACACCTGTGACCGGGTAACTGGCTGTGTTGAGTTCAAGCAGGTTGGCTTTACCTATCCAGGTGCTCAATCACCCGCACTGCAAGACATCAACTTCACCATTAAGCCCGGACAAACCTACGCCCTGGTGGGTCGATCCGGTTCCGGAAAAAGCACCCTAGCCAATCTTGTTCCCAGGTTCTATAACCATACCGAAGGCGACATCCTGATTGATGGCGTCTCCCTGAATGACTTTGAATTGAGAAACTTGCGCAGCCATATTGCCCTGGTCAGCCAGAACATTACCCTGTTCAACGATACCGTCGCCAGAAATATTGCCTATGGTGCCCTGGGGGATACGGCTGATGAGGAGGATATCCGCCTGGCTGCTGAAGCGGCCCATGCCACAGAGTTCATCAAAGACATGTCTGATGGTATTCACACGCTTGTTGGCGAAGATGGCGTACTTCTCTCCGGCGGTCAGCGTCAGCGTCTGGCCATTGCCCGCGCGGTGCTTAAAGATGCGCCAATCCTGATTCTGGATGAAGCAACTTCAGCCCTGGATACGGAATCCGAACGCCATATACAGGCAGCCCTGGATGACATCATGAAAGGCCGTACGACCCTGGTGATTGCCCACCGCCTGTCAACCATTGAGAATGCCGACTGCATCCTGGTGATGGAGCATGGTCGAATTATTGAACGGGGTACTCATACAGAACTGCTGGCGAAAGGCGAGCATTACGCCAAACTGCACAAGATGCAGTTTCAGGATGAACTGCCTGTTGCCGTACAGCAGATCCCCGCTTAA
- the hldE gene encoding bifunctional D-glycero-beta-D-manno-heptose-7-phosphate kinase/D-glycero-beta-D-manno-heptose 1-phosphate adenylyltransferase HldE, which produces MKLTIPRFDLAKVLVIGDIMLDRYWHGATSRISPEAPVPVVKVGQIEDRPGGAGNVALNIATLGAPAWVIGATGDDEAADTLQTRLEAAGIYCSFARIPGVPTITKLRVISQHQQLIRLDHEEAFDGLSPDVIEEKAAQLIHNLGAIVLSDYSKGTLQGSQQLIRLARSHNIPVLVDPKGSSFERYRGATVITPNLKEFETIVGPCRSEEELVNKGQQLLKDLELGALLITRSEHGMTLIRENEPEVHFPARAREVFDVTGAGDTVISVLAASLAAGCDMPQAAGLANIAAGIVVAKLGTASVSMPELRREVNRELGAERGAVSAEQLMVAIEDARAHGEKIVFTNGCFDILHAGHVGYLEQARKQGDRLILAINGDASVTRLKGEGRPINPVDRRMAVLAGLEAVDWVVSFDEDTPENLIRAIKPDVLVKGGDYSLDEVVGAPIVHGYGGEVKVLAFLENCSTTAIVDKIRDERDEKEVQPA; this is translated from the coding sequence ATGAAATTGACTATTCCCCGTTTTGATCTGGCCAAAGTCCTGGTAATTGGCGATATCATGCTGGATCGATACTGGCATGGTGCCACCTCCCGGATTTCACCGGAAGCGCCGGTGCCTGTAGTCAAAGTTGGGCAGATAGAAGACCGCCCCGGTGGAGCAGGCAATGTTGCACTCAATATTGCCACACTGGGTGCACCGGCATGGGTTATCGGGGCAACCGGTGATGACGAAGCTGCGGATACTCTTCAGACCCGACTCGAAGCCGCAGGCATTTACTGCAGCTTTGCCCGAATCCCGGGCGTGCCGACCATTACCAAGTTACGGGTCATTTCCCAGCATCAACAATTGATTCGCCTGGATCATGAAGAAGCCTTTGACGGCCTGAGCCCCGATGTCATTGAAGAAAAAGCCGCCCAGCTTATCCACAACCTGGGCGCTATTGTCCTTTCTGATTACAGCAAGGGCACTCTGCAAGGCAGCCAGCAGCTGATTCGTCTGGCCCGATCCCATAATATCCCGGTACTCGTTGACCCCAAAGGCAGCAGCTTTGAACGCTATCGTGGCGCAACGGTGATAACACCCAACCTGAAAGAGTTCGAGACCATCGTTGGCCCATGCCGCAGCGAAGAAGAGCTGGTCAATAAAGGTCAACAACTGTTAAAAGACCTTGAGCTGGGAGCGCTGCTGATTACCCGCAGTGAACACGGCATGACCCTGATCCGGGAAAATGAACCTGAAGTTCACTTCCCGGCAAGAGCAAGAGAAGTCTTCGATGTGACAGGTGCCGGAGATACGGTCATATCAGTCCTTGCCGCCTCTCTGGCCGCAGGCTGTGATATGCCCCAGGCTGCAGGCCTTGCCAATATTGCCGCCGGCATTGTGGTTGCCAAGTTGGGCACCGCCAGTGTTTCCATGCCAGAGCTGAGACGCGAAGTAAACCGGGAGCTGGGTGCGGAAAGAGGGGCCGTTTCTGCAGAACAGTTGATGGTTGCCATTGAAGATGCCCGGGCCCATGGTGAAAAGATCGTATTTACCAATGGCTGTTTTGATATTCTCCATGCCGGCCATGTTGGCTACCTGGAGCAGGCGCGCAAGCAGGGGGACAGACTGATTCTTGCCATTAATGGCGATGCGTCTGTCACCCGCCTGAAAGGTGAAGGGCGCCCGATTAATCCTGTGGACCGCCGAATGGCAGTACTTGCTGGTCTGGAAGCGGTGGACTGGGTGGTCAGCTTTGATGAAGATACACCGGAAAACCTGATTCGGGCAATCAAGCCGGATGTCCTGGTAAAAGGTGGCGACTATTCACTGGATGAAGTGGTCGGCGCCCCTATTGTTCATGGATACGGTGGTGAAGTAAAAGTGCTGGCTTTTCTGGAGAACTGCTCAACGACTGCCATTGTGGATAAAATCCGCGATGAACGCGATGAAAAAGAAGTCCAACCTGCCTGA
- a CDS encoding phosphatidylinositol-specific phospholipase C domain-containing protein: protein MLKNLLVVTRWIVSLILMGTVLSCSGFQEDKFCLDNQLSQVYSAIASNVSIGITIESRGYTVFPADGKPMTLQRGQHWCRDIRPEESLIIHESRFFKKWHFRKAFPTSLLNGIRIEFGQSGRISELYGINLVQDFAATGQFPKPDQWMTELYQSSDRPLNQICIPGTHDSGSYDITRLSDEDPHMWESLKTLFAHYSGSYFLTLFKELVRWWAVTQGLNTYQQLAAGVRYLDIRPRKINGQLVTVHGLAGASIDNIIIDIKRFLNENPKEIIIFHIHEPFGMSQADIDELFQVLHENFGSSIAPSQMTPSKSIRQFQDSGYQVIVLSTLHSPVLSGWSTHDTLSNLWHNKNRPYPLLESIVSHLAHRKNNRLHITQMTMTESPDDLKQGVIPGQPSSLRSFVRTLRYPSGLLRYAANAARNHHTRVNIVTVDFPEDDYIYPACMRENMMDISYESFHSM, encoded by the coding sequence ATGCTCAAGAATTTACTTGTGGTTACACGATGGATCGTGTCCCTGATCTTAATGGGAACAGTGTTGTCATGCTCTGGATTCCAGGAAGATAAATTCTGTCTGGATAATCAGCTTTCTCAGGTCTACTCTGCCATCGCGAGCAATGTCAGCATTGGCATTACCATCGAAAGCCGTGGGTATACGGTTTTTCCTGCCGATGGAAAGCCAATGACGTTGCAACGAGGCCAGCACTGGTGCCGTGATATCAGGCCGGAAGAAAGCCTGATCATTCATGAGTCCCGATTCTTCAAAAAATGGCACTTCAGAAAAGCCTTCCCCACCTCATTACTGAACGGGATCCGCATCGAATTTGGCCAATCAGGGCGAATCAGTGAACTCTATGGCATCAATCTGGTTCAGGATTTTGCTGCGACCGGGCAGTTCCCAAAACCTGATCAGTGGATGACAGAACTCTATCAAAGCAGTGACAGGCCGCTGAATCAGATATGCATCCCGGGCACCCACGACAGCGGCAGCTATGACATTACGAGGTTATCCGATGAAGACCCTCACATGTGGGAAAGTTTGAAGACGTTGTTTGCTCATTACTCCGGAAGCTATTTTTTGACACTATTTAAAGAGCTGGTTCGATGGTGGGCAGTAACCCAGGGGCTAAACACGTATCAACAATTAGCAGCAGGTGTTCGCTACCTTGATATTCGCCCCAGAAAGATCAATGGCCAGCTGGTCACTGTCCACGGGCTTGCGGGTGCATCAATCGATAACATCATCATCGATATCAAGCGGTTTCTGAACGAAAACCCTAAAGAAATCATCATTTTTCATATCCATGAGCCGTTTGGAATGTCTCAGGCGGATATCGATGAATTATTTCAGGTTTTACATGAAAATTTTGGTAGCAGTATTGCCCCGTCACAGATGACCCCTTCAAAAAGCATCCGGCAATTCCAAGACAGTGGCTACCAGGTTATTGTTTTATCCACGCTTCATTCACCCGTGTTATCTGGCTGGTCGACCCACGACACACTCTCCAACCTGTGGCATAACAAAAACCGCCCCTACCCACTTCTGGAAAGTATTGTCAGCCATCTTGCTCATCGCAAAAACAACCGGCTTCATATCACCCAGATGACCATGACAGAAAGTCCTGATGATCTAAAGCAGGGGGTAATCCCGGGGCAGCCATCAAGCCTGCGATCATTTGTCAGAACGCTACGTTACCCATCCGGATTGTTACGCTATGCAGCCAATGCTGCCCGCAATCACCATACCAGAGTAAATATAGTGACCGTTGACTTTCCGGAGGACGATTATATTTATCCAGCCTGCATGCGTGAGAACATGATGGATATCTCTTATGAATCATTCCACTCGATGTAA
- a CDS encoding isochorismatase family cysteine hydrolase: MRNALVVIDYINDLVHPDGKRGIYARQVSDNKVLAQVNKAISWARKTSALLVFVKVGFSADYRDLPTNSPFFSSLAEAGALRLGRWGTEFHQDLAIQPDDLIVIKPRINPFYSTRLEAILRAAKVTDIYFSGVGTTWAVQSAVRTAHDLDYHVFVISDACAAASEEEHLQSLTTLSHLSTLCTADDLKGSFLR; the protein is encoded by the coding sequence ATGCGCAATGCTCTGGTGGTTATCGACTATATCAATGATCTGGTCCACCCGGATGGCAAGCGAGGGATATATGCACGTCAGGTTTCAGATAATAAGGTGTTGGCCCAGGTGAATAAGGCCATTTCCTGGGCCAGAAAAACCTCCGCGCTACTTGTCTTTGTCAAGGTTGGCTTCTCTGCGGACTACCGGGACCTGCCAACCAACTCTCCATTCTTTTCATCGCTGGCTGAGGCCGGTGCCCTGCGCCTGGGAAGGTGGGGAACGGAGTTTCATCAAGATCTGGCTATACAGCCAGATGACCTTATTGTAATTAAACCCCGCATCAACCCTTTTTACAGCACTCGCCTGGAAGCGATCCTCCGGGCAGCAAAGGTGACCGATATTTATTTCAGCGGTGTGGGTACCACCTGGGCAGTACAGTCGGCCGTCAGAACAGCCCATGATCTGGATTACCATGTTTTCGTGATCAGTGATGCCTGTGCTGCGGCTTCGGAAGAGGAGCACCTGCAGTCACTGACAACCCTTTCCCATTTATCAACACTCTGTACTGCTGATGATTTAAAAGGATCATTTCTGCGCTGA
- a CDS encoding aldo/keto reductase, whose protein sequence is MSKRLGRKRIAGTDLDVSPLGFGTVKFGRDQGVKYPEHFAIPDDREMANLLTLAHDLGMNLLDTAPAYGTSEERLGQLFARYKGLRKQWVICSKVGEEFVTVENGQGRSHFDFSEQHIRFSVERSLKRLNTDVIELMLVHSSGDDVGIIEQTGCLDVLSDLKKEGKILASGMSTKTVAGGILALKHSDVAMVTYNLNVQGEKPVLDFALAHGKGIFIKKAFASGHACLPGHLAAENPVLESMKLVFSHSAVSSAIVGSINPAHMQQNVEACLEACLS, encoded by the coding sequence ATGAGCAAGCGTCTTGGCAGAAAGCGAATAGCCGGCACGGATCTTGACGTATCGCCACTGGGGTTTGGCACTGTCAAGTTTGGCCGGGATCAGGGGGTAAAATACCCGGAACATTTTGCGATTCCTGATGACCGTGAAATGGCAAATTTGCTTACCCTTGCCCATGATCTTGGCATGAACCTGCTGGACACGGCTCCAGCCTATGGCACCAGCGAAGAGCGTCTTGGCCAGCTGTTTGCCCGATACAAAGGGTTGCGTAAACAGTGGGTCATCTGCAGTAAGGTTGGCGAAGAGTTTGTCACGGTTGAAAATGGCCAGGGAAGGTCTCATTTCGACTTCTCTGAACAACATATTCGATTCAGTGTTGAGCGAAGCCTGAAGCGCCTGAATACCGACGTGATTGAGTTGATGCTGGTTCATTCCAGTGGTGATGATGTCGGTATTATTGAGCAGACAGGCTGTTTGGACGTGCTTTCGGATCTGAAAAAAGAAGGAAAAATCCTCGCTTCGGGTATGTCCACCAAAACGGTGGCAGGTGGCATTCTGGCGCTGAAGCATTCAGACGTTGCCATGGTGACTTATAACCTGAACGTACAGGGTGAAAAGCCGGTATTGGATTTCGCGTTAGCGCATGGGAAAGGTATCTTTATCAAGAAGGCCTTTGCCAGTGGTCATGCCTGCCTCCCTGGACATCTTGCTGCAGAGAATCCCGTGCTGGAAAGTATGAAACTGGTTTTTTCACATTCTGCCGTTTCTTCGGCTATTGTTGGATCGATCAATCCCGCTCATATGCAACAGAATGTAGAGGCGTGCCTGGAAGCCTGTCTGAGTTAA